In Anoplopoma fimbria isolate UVic2021 breed Golden Eagle Sablefish chromosome 12, Afim_UVic_2022, whole genome shotgun sequence, one DNA window encodes the following:
- the spen gene encoding msx2-interacting protein isoform X1, translating to MVGQQQQHSMVRETRHLWVGNLPENVREEKIIEHFKRYGRVESVKVLPKRGSEGGVAAFVDFVDIKSAQKAHNAINKMGDRDLRTDYNEPGTIPTAARGLDDSLSLGSRGRDVSGFTRAAGGTVYVPPASLHSRDGRYERRLDGTAESRDRAYDHSAYGHHERPGSSFERQRHYETDYYRDARERTLSTAGSGSGTSSGSGTAVSSGVTGTIVSAVAGNTGTGGAAVATPGGSGGSTSSVVGFFRSHSRSPCRFETPEPRYESRTREPFTLASVVHRDLYREDRGRRGERSYRHSRSRSPHSTHSRNPSPQRLASQATRPPRSHSGSGSHSRSSSSDSVSSTSSSTSGSDSSSSSSDDSPARSVQSAAVPAPSALPLSSLDKDEPRKSFGIKVQNLPVRSTDTSLKDGLFHEFKKHGKVTSVQIHGASEERYGLVFFRQQEDQEKALGASKGKLFFGMQIEVTAWNGPETESENEFRPLDERIDEFHPKATRTLFIGNLEKSTAYHDLLSIFQRFGEIVDIDIKKVNGAPQYAFLQYCDIASVCKAIKKMDGEYLGNNRLKLGFGKSMPTTCVWLDGLASNTTEQFLTRHFCRYGHVVKVVFDRMKGMALILYNNIEYAQAAVKDTKGWKIGGSKIKVDFANQESQMAFYRSMQASGQDIRDFYDILTERRDDRRTQYEFQAERPYYENVRTPGTYTEDPRRKYPARSREFYTEWDPYQGDYYDPQYFEDPREYREYRADPYEQDIRKYSYLQRERERERERFETDRGRDHGRRTIERSQSPSHVAPRRPASPTASPSLSERIPSDSDRRICCRSSERSGSCSSISPPRFEKLEKARTERYNKTDKLEKDRVFEVDRVNLVEKEKRAGRKDRGDKDKSEKQRLKKLKVASPIIQLCETEPELERDGSPESVLRSKSSKIPKEGSSKGRLDLLPCVVQLTRVKEKEGKLIGQSVQEKQIPRGGSDSPRLASPSADQRSPQFCSELSKSDISKHVKVTRDKNTHSLVEVIDKDAKIKSKKHGKSEMGFDSCTSVDIDRLAARKRRFEDSGKTDRQKRTSEEDVVKPGLHKLWNNAKETDLDKNILIKGMHKKEHHKDKCLRMVSVSSPKDGGDCEINSEGFSLEQQSGLGELPEDSTDPLDSPYLKMDLAGSKSENNSSLTKMLDDGSFNLDELKEQKQVLSENEQGRGKFRDSNDGDEHNVHIDQNICTKQIEQSRWLRPKHGVPEKLAKSENSASIETHDFEMDYIMHDVPKSIQHMVNDDLSSSKRKKVENFGFEIVSPKREHSFPRSQKLNEDIFQSITSSIAHGHFCANEEDDTAQISVSVINKERKSPTRDETFSHTESLKNSLGLTNFQSSDSELPKLKTTLLGCDEELMHRWERRIKSDSLRMDMTFPSDIAKCETIRKRLGQDLEPGEVQSDSDEDGENKHISPKSNSSLSFILRERDERMTDLKLSGSLEKNKFYSFALDKTITPDTKALLERAKTLYSSREDNWSFLPSRFPTSHSCSDKDKVELAPRPIPSWYMKKKKIRTDSVEKLHDKKEELKPQDQERQDLFASRFLHSSIFEQDSRRLQHLERKDQDLETGVCRPFAKPGATEAQPESRVGDKPQEPIVLFHSRFLELQQQKDKDHSPPDSENDSIVGEIKRDEGQKSDYMHSDKESEPVLKVDHKSASPPLTTLVSPFALSPKEMSSPERKEFLTPSSDQPVSFVKEEKVEPVFEVCPSHSFPMEDFKPGAPKLTITPPVVLLGPENEMETKAELIEPKTKIGDSLTVEHNPLVEDKPPTPGASLSCLERGTVVLTYSDYPKIEEKTEIIKTEPEIGNQETKHSEESPKSETDSEACMPELEAEIKPSPNRRQPKSKRAKPLSVLRTSQPSEIVATEKPATRKSERIDREKLKRASSPRAEVPKASVESKATSKSPIHASDSEQNLESSLIHGRTRRRNVKSVYATLREDDQAGKEVVESARSTRKRGTDKEPIQQDVPIPHTIARRGRPPKRVFKRVEDASPVKGDQQKMMEEGTEVKESSTTVEVVKASEGWRSPRTQKVQQTQLTPPSPVNKKGGRIDKQSGSVTVLAEQADPASNDESELNPKADSELFVKLSEKVENESTQVHRREKDLIDAGGKNSTDGDVEKVDTTSPERRQQPEKNVKMKTPRLKRNTKQVTEDKSHSLKNLEIRVSVDDVKGLLRSGDDELESFEAPTITQTKTVVKENEETKIIGFPEELKELDTQEQEDTLSEPELPADPATLLARQMELEQAVENIAKLSVEQPPRPYKEPPSEPPTALPPVIVEPEVEVEEKRANPASETELAAAIDSITAEETCADTDGFTAPPTYTGPVSSPESLTSPSSNEIMDPETHMVINNILAADSDDGPGTPIPKGLGGESKAAEDAPLLETPKKTGRVRGKTLKKSRSRKCTANKKGDTVEEVSQPEPSPVKLPESIPEDPETNNSKAATVTAGATAAASVVTAVATCRRDVTSAITVDTPKEAEQPEVEQPVPKESAFHSGTSNISSSKKHPPAEDPSTPTLAPARPQPVSHFSVPLLRPAKMPLSPDWPPRTEESRIYVAPSCHVTVVTPSPPASTALGTPSKNPPMPPDTKASDIDPSSSTLRKILMEPKYVSAPNSNSIPTTMVTSALSDPLRMSENENPSDIVGSRQLHPEDRPPLPPQSIHHKPFPLTESKQNCGEKIHHTVISPATSVISRIPMPYDTEETPRISLSNRSIGLSIPKQKFRSNSNENNRYHAMEIAEDATRGRSVVESNPYSTGNSPGLRVNTSEGVVVLSYSGQKTEGPHRMRAKISQIPQASVGDIEFQQSVSKSSIKQDPLVTSSQSPNPNITPTPTVYGHTGVLLTGQSYNSQPVISSMKREGIGCDLKSEAPYHTASQGGVVKMYQQPVSSPQVLMYNQAVIQQQHGKRGPGSEPLPKKMDIGKAVQQSNLSPVMSPHHPSLSGTRMSPSPSITTDRSALHLKQEPHSPRTAVHSPSHFVKACPPSSSPRGTSVVLGHGIPPIPTYHSSMHHPHSEQSSVIIQPHSVTQAMAHEARMNTPPMSGINYGRRGDALSSSHPGPPQRSNTPQPNVIRDLVLQSRSSPQGSVSGSAGSSVSEEDPRHFNQALSRPSVPQLQSDVMMIHSDHRGLHPSIRMDQYRDMHQRLLMQQKLGEQAAVEQRQSRTSETGTSSSHISGPSKSPIVGKTIDLSAKESLKPLEGKLIHPPSNESRIRGVHASSPVLVSPHPHGVQLMHPGGAGSFPVYRDMRGFPSQFPGHPSSGHNLANQGITSSQVPPEPELGHRGKMSQSHFGGSGSKPESSHLRHATSTDLSHISRISRDTVSPSYQSPMTSPMSLTHKPDPSLQKGPPAFLPTPMPAVHQSSSLHSRPEAKLEHSGHRSVDMVQLMTKYPIVWQGMLALKNDQAAVQLHFVSGNTILAQRSLPPTEGGPLLRIVQRMRLEASQLDSVARRMTTYHSWQVENDYCLLLALPCGRDQEDVLGQTEALKSGFITYLQAKQAAGIINVPNPGSNQPAYVVQIFPPCEFSEIHLSRLAPDLLNSISSISPHLMIVIASV from the exons ATGGtcgggcagcagcagcagcacagtaTGGTCCGGGAAACCAGACATCTATGGGTGGGAAATCTACCCGAAAACGTGCGAGAAGAGAAGATCATTGAGCACTTTAAGCG ATATGGACGTGTGGAGAGTGTCAAGGTCCTGCCCAAGCGGGGTTCAGAAGGTGGAGTCGCAGCCTTTGTGGATTTCGTGGACATTAAAAGTGCTCAGAAGGCTCATAATGCTATCAACAAGATGGGGGACAGAGACCTGCGCACTGATTACAATGAACCGGGAACAATTCCTACTGCAGCACGGGGGCTGGACGATAGTCTGTCCTTAGGCTCTCGTGGCCGGGATGTATCAGGGTTCACAAGGGCGGCGGGGGGGACGGTGTATGTGCCCCCCGCGTCACTCCACAGCAGAGATGGACGCTATGAACGCAGACTAGACGG GACGGCTGAGAGTCGGGATCGGGCGTACGATCACAGTGCCTACGGACATCACGAGCGTCCTGGTAGCAGTTTTGAACGCCAGCGGCACTATGAGACAGACTATTATCGCGACGCAAGAGAGAGGACTCTGAGCACAGCTGGGAGCGGGTCTGGTACCTCCAGCGGAAGTGGTACAGCGGTGTCATCGGGAGTCACTGGAACTATCGTCAGCGCTGTTGCTGGCAACACCGgaacaggaggagcagcagtggCCACGCCGGGAGGAAGCGGAGGATCTACTTCCAGCGTGGTCGGCTTCTTCCGCTCCCACAGCAGGAGCCCTTGTCGCTTTGAGACACCAGAGCCTCGCTATGAGTCTCGTACCAGGGAACCCTTTACTTTGGCCAGTGTGGTTCACAGGGACCTTTACAGGGAGGACAGAGGTCGTCGCGGGGAGCGGTCGTACCGCCACAGTCGCAGCCGGTCTCCACACTCAACACATTCGCGAAATCCATCTCCTCAGAGACTGGCCAGTCAGGCTACCCGTCCTCCGCGCTCCCACAGTGGGTCAGGCTCCCACAGCCGCTCCTCCAGTTCAGACTCAGTCAGCAGTACCAGCAGCAGTACGAGTGGCAG TGATTCTAGCAGTAGTTCAAGTGATGACTCCCCGGCACGTTCAGTGCAATCTGCTGCTGTTCCAGCACCCTCAGCACTTCCTTTATCCTCCCTCGACAAGGATGAACCACGTAAAAGCTTTGGCATCAAGGTCCAAAATCTTCCTGTGCGCTCTACAG ATACGAGCCTGAAGGATGGTTTGTTCCATGAGTTCAAGAAACATGGGAAAGTCACATCTGTACAAATCCATGGAGCTTCAGAGGAGCGCTACGGGCTTGTCTTTTTCCGTCAGCAAGAGGACCAAGAGAAAGCACTTGGAGCATCAAAGGGAAAGCTTTTTTTCGGCATGCAAATTGAGGTCACAGCCTGGAATGGCCCCG AGACTGAGAGTGAGAACGAGTTTCGGCCCCTGGACGAGAGGATAGATGAGTTTCATCCAAAGGCCACACGGACATTATTTATTGGAAACCTGGAAAAGTCAACCGCTTACCATGACCTGCTTAGCATCTTTCAACGCTTTGGAGAAATAGTG GACATTGACATTAAGAAGGTGAATGGAGCTCCACAGTATGCCTTTCTACAATACTGCGACATTGCCAGTGTCTGTAAGGCTATAaagaagatggatggagagtACCTGGGTAACAATAGACTAAAG TTGGGCTTTGGAAAGAGTATGCCTACGACGTGTGTTTGGTTGGATGGATTGGCGTCAAACACAACTGAGCAGTTTCTTACTCGTCATTTCTGCCGCTATGGACATGTTGTCAAG GTTGTATTTGACAGAATGAAAGGAATGGCCCTTATCCTGTATAACAACATTGAATACGCACAAGCCGCTGTCAAAGACACGAAGGGATGGAAGATAGGGGGCAGTAAAATCAAG gtgGACTTTGCCAATCAGGAAAGTCAGATGGCGTTCTATCGTTCAATGCAGGCATCTGGGCAGGACATTCGggacttttatgacatactcACTGAAAGAAG GGATGATCGACGAACTCAATATGAGTTTCAAGCAGAAAGACCGTATTACGAAAATGTACGAACACCAGGAACGTATACTGAAGATCCACGTCGCAAATACCCTGCCAGAAGTCGGGAGTTCTATACAGAATGGGACCCATATCAGGGAGATTACTATGATCCACAATACTTTGAAGACCCCCGTGAATATAGAGAATATAGGGCTGACCCTTATGAGCAGGACATTCGCAAATACAGCTATTTGCAAAGGGAAcgtgaaagagagagggagcgctTCGAAACAGATCGCGGACGTGATCATGGGCGGAGGACCATTGAACGTAGCCAAAGCCCATCCCACGTTGCCCCTCGTCGTCCTGCCAGCCCTACTGCATCTCCTTCGCTATCAGAAAGGATACCAAGTGATTCAGATCGTCGTATTTGTTGCCGATCTTCTGAAAGAAGTGGTAGCTGCAGTTCAATCTCCCCGCCCAGATTTGAAAAACTTGAAAAGGCACGCACTGAAAGGTATAACAAAACTGACAAACTTGAGAAGGATCGAGTCTTCGAAGTTGACAGAGTGAATTTAGTTGAAAAGGAGAAGCGGGCTGGACGTAAAGATCGAGGGGACAAAGACAAAAGTGAGAAGCAGAGGCTTAAGAAGCTAAAAGTTGCATCACCCATTATCCAACTATGTGAGACGGAACCTGAACTTGAACGAGATGGTAGCCCTGAGTCAGTCCTTCGaagtaaaagcagtaaaataccAAAGGAAGGCTCAAGCAAAGGAAGGTTGGATCTGTTGCCTTGTGTTGTGCAGTTAACACGTGttaaagagaaagaaggaaaattgATTGGTCAGTCTgtccaagaaaaacaaataccgAGGGGTGGGAGTGACAGTCCCAGATTGGCATCACCTTCAGCTGACCAGAGGAGTCCTCAATTCTGCTCAGAACTATCAAAAAGTGATATCTCTAAGCATGTAAAGGTGACAAGAGACAAAAATACGCACAGTTTAGTGGAGGTTATTGATAAGGATGCTAAAATCAAATCCAAAAAGCATGGGAAATCTGAAATGGGATTTGACAGTTGTACTTCTGTAGATATTGATCGTTTGGCTGCAAGGAAAAGACGTTTCGAAGACTCTGGGAAAACTGATAGACAGAAGAGAACTAGCGAGGAGGATGTTGTTAAACCTGGACTTCATAAACTATGGAACAATGCTAAAGAGACAGACTTGGATAAGAATATTTTGATAAAAGGGATGCATAAAAAGGAGCACCACAAGGATAAATGTCTCCGGATGGTTTCAGTTAGCAGTCCTAAAGATGGAGGAGACTGTGAAATCAACTCTGAAGGCTTTTCTCTGGAGCAGCAGTCAGGGCTAGGGGAGCTGCCTGAAGATTCTACAGATCCGTTGGACTCTCCCTACCTTAAAATGGATTTAGCAGGatcaaaaagtgaaaacaacTCCAGTCTCACTAAGATGTTAGATGATGGCAGCTTTAATTTGGATgaattaaaagaacaaaaacaggtTTTGTCTGAAAACGAACAAGGGAGAGGGAAATTCAGGGACTCAAATGATGGAGATGAACACAATGTGCACATTGACCAGAATATTTGCACAAAACAAATTGAACAGAGTAGATGGCTCAGACCTAAGCATGGCGTTCCTGAGAAATTAGCCAAGTCTGAAAACTCAGCAAGTATTGAGACCCATGACTTTGAAATGGATTATATCATGCATGATGTTCCAAAATCAATTCAGCATATGGTCAATGATGACTTGTCTTccagtaaaagaaagaaagttgaGAATTTTGGCTTTGAAATAGTCTCTCCAAAACGAGAGCACAGCTTTCCAAGATCCCAAAAGTTGAATGAAGACATTTTTCAGAGTATAACATCCTCAATAGCACATGGTCACTTTTGTGCAAATGAGGAAGATGACACTGCCCAAATTTCTGTGTCAGTTatcaacaaagaaagaaaatctccAACAAGAGACgagacattttcacacacagagTCACTGAAAAACAGTTTGGGACTGACAAATTTTCAGTCTTCTGACTCTGAGCTCCCAAAGCTTAAGACAACCTTGCTTGGCTGCGATGAGGAGTTGATGCACCGATGGGAAAGAAGGATAAAGTCTGATTCGCTTAGAATGGATATGACTTTCCCCAGTGATATTGCAAAATGTGAAACCATCCGCAAACGCCTTGGCCAAGATTTGGAACCTGGAGAAGTGCAGTCTGATTCAGATGAGGatggagaaaacaaacacatctctCCCAAGTCCAATAGTTCCTTATCTTTTATCCTCAGGGAACGTGACGAGAGGATGACAGACCTGAAGCTTTCAGGCTCTTTAGAAAAGAATAAGTTTTATTCTTTTGCATTAGATAAAACTATAACTCCTGACACCAAAGCACTCCTTGAAAGAGCTAAGACACTGTATTCCTCCAGGGAAGATAATTGGTCCTTTCTCCCCTCACGTTTTCCAACCTCCCACAGCTGTTCAGATAAGGACAAAGTAGAGCTAGCACCTCGACCCATTCCTTCTTggtatatgaaaaaaaaaaagattcgtACTGACTCTGTTGAAAAGCTGCACGATAAAAAGGAGGAACTTAAGCCACAGGACCAAGAACGACAAGACCTGTTTGCCTCTCGCTTTCTGCACAGCTCAATCTTTGAACAGGATTCCCGCCGTTTGCAGCATCTTGAACGTAAAGACCAAGATTTAGAAACTGGAGTTTGTAGGCCTTTTGCTAAGCCAGGTGCTACTGAGGCACAGCCTGAATCTAGAGTAGGTGACAAGCCACAAGAGCCCATAGTGCTTTTCCATAGTCGCTTTTTGGAGCTTCAACAACAAAAGGACAAAGACCATTCTCCACCTGATTCTGAGAATGATTCCATAGTGGGAGAGATTAAGAGAGATGAAGGGCAGAAAAGTGATTACATGCATTCTGATAAGGAATCTGAGCCAGTACTGAAGGTTGATCATAAATCCGCTAGCCCGCCATTAACCACGTTAGTTTCCCCATTTGCTCTTTCCCCGAAAGAAATGTCTTCACCAGAAAGGAAAGAATTTTTAACTCCATCCTCAGATCAACCTGTGTCATTtgtcaaagaagaaaaagtagagCCTGTTTTTGAGGTATGTCCATCGCATTCTTTTCCTATGGAAGACTTCAAACCAGGTGCCCCTAAGCTAACCATAACCCCTCCAGTTGTCCTTCTGGGGccagaaaatgaaatggaaacaaaagcAGAGTTAATTGAACCCAAAACAAAAATTGGAGATAGTTTGACAGTGGAACATAATCCTCTGGTGGAAGATAAGCCTCCCACTCCTGGTGCTTCCCTAAGTTGTTTAGAGAGAGGGACTGTAGTATTAACTTACTCTGACTATCCAAAGAtcgaagaaaaaacagaaattataAAGACAGAACCTGAAATAGGAAATCAGGAAACAAAACACTCTGAGGAATCTCCGAAATCTGAGACAGATAGTGAGGCATGTATGCCAGAGCTAGAGGCTGAAATAAAACCATCACCAAATCGTAGACAACCCAAGAGTAAAAGGGCAAAACCACTGTCAGTATTACGTACTTCCCAACCTTCCGAAATTGTTGCCACTGAGAAACCTGCAACACGAAAGAGTGAACGAATTGACAGAGAAAAACTCAAAAGAGCCTCATCTCCTCGGGCAGAAGTACCAAAAGCTTCTGTTGAGTCCAAAGCCACATCCAAGTCACCAATTCATGCATCAGATTCTGAGCAGAACCTTGAGTCTAGTTTGATCCATGGCCGAACACGTCGCAGGAATGTAAAATCAGTCTATGCCACACTACGTGAAGACGACCAAGCTGGTAAAGAGGTGGTTGAGTCAGCACGCTCCACGCGCAAACGTGGTACAGATAAGGAACCAATACAGCAAGATGTTCCAATTCCACATACCATCGCAAGGCGAGGACGCCCACCTAAAAGAGTTTTCAAACGAGTTGAAGATGCATCACCAGTTAAGGGGGATCAGCAGAAAATGATGGAAGAAGGCACAGAGGTCAAAGAGAGCTCCACTACTGTAGAGGTTGTGAAAGCCTCTGAGGGATGGCGTTCACCCCGCACCCAGAAAGTGCAACAAACACAACTGACACCACCTTCTCCAGTTAACAAGAAAGGAGGCAGAATAGACAAACAGTCTGGGAGCGTTACAGTGCTAGCTGAACAAGCTGATCCGGCAAGTAATGATGAGTCAGAACTTAATCCTAAAGCTGATTCTGAACTGTTTGTAAAGCTATCAGAAAAGGTGGAAAATGAAAGCACACAAGTGCACAGAAGGGAAAAAGACTTAATTGATGCTGGTGGAAAGAATTCTACTGATGGGGATGTTGAAAAGGTAGACACCACCTCCCCTGAGAGGAGACAACAGCCTGAAaagaatgttaaaatgaaaacaccaaGGCTGAAAAGAAATACCAAGCAGGTCACTGAAGATAAATCACATAGCTTAAAAAATCTTGAGATCCGTGTAAGCGTTGATGATGTAAAAGGTTTACTACGTTCAGGGGATGATGAGCTTGAGTCATTTGAAGCTCCCACCATCACACAAACCAAGACAGTAGTGAAAGAGAATGAGGAAACAAAGATCATAGGATTTCCAGAAGAATTGAAAGAACTTGACACACAGGAACAGGAAGACACACTATCAGAGCCTGAACTTCCTGCTGATCCGGCGACTCTCTTGGCACGGCAGATGGAACTAGAGCAGGCAGTTGAAAATATTGCCAAACTTAGTGTTGAGCAACCTCCTCGACCATATAAGGAACCACCTTCAGAGCCACCTACCGCATTGCCTCCTGTCATTGTGGAGCCAGAAGTTGAAGTTGAGGAGAAGCGAGCTAATCCTGCAAGCGAAACTGAACTTGCAGCAGCTATTGATTCCATTACAGCTGAAGAAACATGTGCAGATACAGATGGTTTCACAGCTCCTCCTACTTACACTGGTCCTGTCTCTAGCCCTGAATCTTTGACATCTCCCTCCTCCAATGAGATTATGGATCCTGAAACACACATGGTGATCAACAATATTCTTGCTGCAGACTCAGATGATGGTCCTGGGACACCCATTCCAAAGGGCCTAGGGGGGGAGTCTAAGGCAGCTGAGGATGCCCCTCTTCTTGAAACACCTAAGAAAACAGGCAGAGTTAGAGGCAAAACCCTGAAGAAGTCAAGAAGTCGCAAATGTACAGCTAATAAGAAAGGGGATACTGTGGAAGAGGTTTCCCAACCAGAGCCCTCCCCAGTCAAGTTACCAGAGTCGATCCCAGAAGACCCAGAAACCAACAATTCAAAAGCAGCCACTGTTACAGCTGGGGCtactgcagcagcttcagtggTCACTGCCGTTGCAACTTGTAGACGTGATGTTACGAGTGCTATAACTGTAGACACGCCCAAAGAGGCAGAACAGCCTGAAGTCGAACAGCCTGTACCCAAAGAATCTGCCTTTCATTCAGGCACAAGCAACATCTCAAGTAGTAAAAAGCATCCGCCAGCAGAAGATCCATCTACCCCTACTCTTGCCCCGGCCCGCCCACAACCTGTATCTCACTTCAGTGTACCCCTGCTGCGGCCTGCCAAAATGCCACTTTCACCAGACTGGCCTCCTAGAACTGAGGAAAGTAGAATCTATGTTGCTCCTTCGTGTCATGTTACAGTGGTAACACCCTCTCCACCAGCATCAACTGCACTTGGAACACCTTCAAAAAATCCCCCAATGCCCCCTGACACAAAGGCCTCGGATATTGACCCTAGTTCTAGTACCTTAAGAAAAATCCTAATGGAACCTAAATATGTTTCTGCACCTAACAGCAATTCTATACCTACCACTATGGTGACATCTGCACTGTCGGATCCTTTACGGATGTCAGAGAATGAAAATCCCTCTGATATAGTGGGTTCAAGACAGTTACACCCCGAAGACAGACCACCTTTACCCCCCCAGTCCATACATCACAAGCCCTTTCCACTGACAGAGTCCAAACAGAACTGTGGAGAGAAGATCCATCATACAGTTATTTCTCCTGCTACCTCAGTAATAAGTCGAATCCCAATGCCTTATGATACAGAGGAAACTCCACGAATTTCTCTCAGCAATCGCAGCATTGGCCTGTCTATTCCCAAGCAAAAATTTAGATCAAACTCCAATGAGAATAATCGCTACCACGCCATGGAAATTGCAGAAGATGCGACTAGAGGGCGCTCTGTTGTTGAGAGCAATCCCTACAGTACAGGCAACAGTCCTGGCCTAAGGGTCAACACATCAGaaggtgttgttgttttgagttaTTCTGGTCAGAAAACTGAGGGACCTCATAGGATGAGAGCCAAAATTAGTCAAATTCCTCAAGCCAGTGTTGGTGATATAGAATTTCAGCAATCTGTGTCCAAATCTTCGATAAAGCAAGACCCACTCGTCACATCATCGCAGTCCCCCAACCCAAACATAACCCCTACTCCCACAGTTTATGGGCACACAGGGGTTCTCTTGACAGGCCAGTCTTATAACTCTCAACCTGTTATATCCAGTATGAAGCGGGAGGGTATTGGGTGTGATCTGAAATCGGAAGCCCCGTATCACACAGCGTCCCAGGGTGGCGTTGTAAAGATGTACCAACAGCCAGTTAGTTCTCCTCAAGTCTTGATGTACAACCAAGCTGTGATACAGCAGCAGCATGGCAAGAGAGGACCGGGGTCTGAACCCCTCCCTAAAAAGATGGACATTGGTAAAGCTGTTCAGCAGTCTAACCTTAGCCCAGTCATGAGTCCCCATCACCCATCACTATCCGGAACCCGCATGAGCCCCAGCCCTAGCATAACAACTGATCGGTCAGCTCTACACCTAAAGCAAGAACCCCATTCCCCACGAACAGCCGTTCACTCGCCTTCACACTTTGTCAAAGCCTGTCCCCCAAGCAGTTCTCCGAGAGGCACTTCTGTCGTTCTAGGTCACGGCATACCACCAATTCCTACATATCATTCTAGTATGCATCACCCACACTCGGAGCAGTCCTCCGTCATAATTCAACCGCACAGTGTCACTCAGGCAATGGCTCATGAAGCCAGAATGAACACCCCACCAATGTCTGGGATAAACTATGGAAGGCGAGGTGACGCCCTGTCTTCATCCCACCCAGGGCCTCCACAGCGCTCAAACACGCCTCAGCCTAATGTCATCCGAGATTTGGTACTGCAGTCCCGCTCAAGTCCCCAGGGCTCGGTATCAGGAAGCGCTGGCAGCAGTGTAAGTGAAGAAGACCCCAGACACTTTAACCAAGCCCTCAGTAGACCTTCTGTGCCCCAGCTCCAATCAGATGTAATGATGATTCACAGTGATCACCGAGGGCTCCACCCAAGCATACGCATGGACCAATACAGAGACATGCACCAGCGCCTCCTCATGCAACAGAAACTGGGAGAGCAGGCAGCTGTAGAGCAAAGACAGTCACGCACCTCAGAGACCGGAACATCTTCGAGCCACATCTCTGGGCCTTCAAAGAGTCCCATAGTGGGAAAGACCATTGACCTTTCTGCAAAAGAATCCCTCAAACCACTTGAAGGAAAGCTGATACATCCACCCTCCAACGAAAGTAGAATCAGGGGAGTTCATGCATCTTCTCCTGTCCTGGTGTCTCCTCACCCACATGGGGTTCAGCTGATGCATCCAGGAGGTGCAGGCTCCTTTCCAGTATATCGGGACATGCGGGGCTTTCCATCCCAGTTCCCAGGGCATCCTTCATCGGGACACAACCTGGCTAACCAAGGCATTACATCTTCACAG GTCCCTCCTGAGCCTGAGCTGGGTCACAGGGGTAAAATGTCTCAGTCACATTTCGGAGGAAGTGGTTCCAAACCTGAGAGTTCCCATCTCCGCCATGCTACCTCTACGGACCTCTCGCATATTTCACGAATATCACGTGATACAGTCTCCCCCTCATACCAGTCTCCCATGACGTCCCCTATGAGTCTTACTCATAAGCCAGATCCATCTCTACAGAAAGGCCCTCCAGCCTTCCTGCCAACCCCTATGCCAGCAGTCCACCAATCAAGTTCTCTGCACTCACGGCCTGAAGCTAAGTTGGAACATTCGGGACATCGTTCCGTTGACATGGTGCAGCTTATGACG AAGTATCCTATTGTATGGCAAGGCATGTTGGCGCTGAAGAACGACCAGGCTGCCGTCCAGTTGCATTTTGTTTCTGGCAACACCATACTGGCCCAGCGCTCCCTGCCGCCTACAGAGGGAGGTCCTCTTCTACGTATTGTCCAGAGGATGAGGCTTGAGGCTTCCCAGTTGGACAGTGTGGCACGCAGAATGACT ACTTATCATTCATGGCAGGTGGAGAATGACTACTGTTTGCTACTGGCTCTCCCCTGTGGTCGAGACCAAGAAGATGTCCTTGGTCAAACCGAAGCCTTGAAAAGTGGCTTCATCACCTACCTGCAAGCCAAACAGGCAGCTGGCATTATCAATGTGCCCAACCCTGGCTCTAATCAG CCAGCTTATGTGGTGCAGATTTTCCCGCCGTGTGAGTTCTCGGAGATCCACCTTTCGCGCCTAGCCCCGGACCTTCTCAACAGCATCTCCAGCATTTCCCCTCACCTCATGATTGTCATTGCCTCTGTTTAA